The following are from one region of the Quercus lobata isolate SW786 unplaced genomic scaffold, ValleyOak3.0 Primary Assembly Scq3eQI_177, whole genome shotgun sequence genome:
- the LOC115973534 gene encoding putative disease resistance protein RGA3, giving the protein MDTKKLVNLRHLDVTNCLKLTHMPHGLGQLTSLEILPQFVVSKVGSRARSSCGLSELKELSNLGGRLWIGYLGHEKEDMLKCQAANMKEKHLQQLILRWDRLRNGETTCCDEIALKWLQPHPNLKALELWSYMGVTIPSWISLLTNLVNLEFWHTHKCHHLPLLYQLPFLKSLSLVDMGELEYISEDTTSLSFTSSLSSSKTLFFTSLITLTLWDCPNVKGWWRIDDKAQPEHLLIPSFTHPSELEISFCPNLICMPLFPYLKEGLTLTEVSSKVLQQTMDMVVTQNPSTTFSTSSGCFPLSELETLQLEWVNDLESLPDAWLRNLVSLRRLSIFNCNGLRSFPGGGIQHLTSLQDMKIWDCNELVLLNDEDDGMQWQGLRSLSSLYFTGLPKLLSLPNGLQHITTLQKLQIRDCPNLTALPEWIGNLKSLQELNISKWPNLTSLPQEICYLTSLQDLEIENCPNLIALPEWIGNLTLLQRFKIDEYPNLTSLPDGMRHLTSLQYLDIENCPNLVALPEWIGNLTSLQKLEISRCPNLRSIPQGIRHLSTLQCLTIANCPLLRQRCQRQTGEDWPKIAHIPYLDVDWYLEYAREPIEAKNKVWLKIRTLFENRNCATCHKTQ; this is encoded by the coding sequence ATGGACACTAAAAAATTGGTCAATCTTAGGCATCTAGATGTTACTAATTGTTTAAAATTGACTCATATGCCCCATGGACTAGGACAATTAACTTCTCTTGAGATACTACCACAGTTTGTTGTGAGTAAGGTAGGTTCTAGAGCTAGGTCTAGTTGTGGGCTAAGTGAATTGAAAGAGTTGAGCAATTTGGGAGGACGCTTATGGATTGGATATCTAGGACATGAAAAAGAGGACATGCTGAAATGTCAAGCTGCAAATATGAAGGAGAAACATCTTCAACAATTGATTTTACGGTGGGATCGATTACGGAATGGAGAAACCACATGTTGTGATGAAATAGCATTGAAATGGCTCCAACCACATCCAAATCTTAAAGCATTGGAGTTATGGTCTTATATGGGTGTGACAATTCCAAGTTGGATCTCTTTGCTCACTAATCTTGTCAATTTGGAATTTTGGCATACTCATAAATGCCATCACCTCCCACTGTTATATCAACTCCCTTTTCTTAAGTCTCTCAGTCTTGTAGATATGGGAGAGCTTGAATACATATCAGAAGACACTACTAGTCTATCCTTTACTTCATCGTTGTCTTCCTcgaaaacattatttttcacATCCTTAATTACTCTCACATTATGGGATTGCCCCAATGTGAAGGGATGGTGGAGGATAGATGATAAAGCTCAACCAGAGCATTTGTTAATACCATCATTTACTCATCCTTCGGAATTAGAAATTAGTTTTTGCCCGAACCTGATTTGCATGCCACTATTTCCGTATCTCAAAGAAGGGTTGACATTGACTGAAGTTAGCTCCAAAGTATTGCAACAAACAATGGATATGGTAGTAACGCAAAACCCATCAACGACATTCTCAACCTCCTCAGGTTGCTTTCCTCTTTCTGAATTAGAGACTTTGCAGTTAGAATGGGTTAATGATTTAGAATCACTTCCAGATGCATGGCTACGAAATCTTGTTTCACTTCGAAGACTTTCCATTTTCAACTGTAATGGACTAAGGTCTTTCCCTGGTGGAGGCATTCAACATCTCACCTCACTTCAAGATATGAAAATTTGGGATTGTAACGAGCTTGTTTTGCtaaatgatgaagatgatggtATGCAATGGCAAGGCCTTAGGAGCCTTAGTTCACTCTATTTTACTGGACTTCCAAAACTGCTGTCTCTACCAAATGGACTTCAACATATTACCACTCTTCAAAAACTCCAAATTCGTGATTGTCCTAATTTGACAGCTTTACCAGAGTGGATAGGTAACCTCAAATCACTTCAAGAGCTTAACATTAGCAAATGGCCCAATTTGACATCATTGCCTCAAGAGATTTGTTATCTCACCTCTTTACAAGATTTGGAGATTGAAAATTGTCCTAATTTGATTGCTTTACCAGAGTGGATAGGTAATCTCACATTACTACAAAGGTTTAAAATTGACGAATACCCCAATTTGACATCATTGCCTGATGGAATGCGTCATCTCACCTCTTTACAATATCTTGACATTGAAAATTGTCCTAATTTGGTGGCTTTACCCGAGTGGATAGGCAACCTCACATCACTACAAAAGCTTGAAATTAGCCGTTGCCCCAATTTGAGATCAATCCCTCAAGGGATTCGCCATCTCTCCACTTTACAATGCCTTACAATTGCTAATTGTCCTCTTTTACGACAAAGATGTCAGAGACAGACAGGTGAAGATTGGCCTAAGATTGCTCATA
- the LOC115973535 gene encoding putative disease resistance protein RGA4: MAEGVLFEHAGRVLGVLTSLTLQEIQLSLGAKAELENLTNTVSTIQAVILDAEKRSSHNHEIKDWLRKLKDVIHDADDLLDDFSTEVLRHKVMVGDVMTKEICIFYSNSNQLVFSPKMGHKIKAIREKLNGIADERTKFHFMESPIEPQMINRERETYSFVPEEEVVGREDDKNAIVECLLDNNVVENVSIISIVGMVGLGKTTLAQLIYNDKIVNKTYELKLWICVSSNFDVKQIVKAILEHLIDEKLKESLEILQTQLREKLNGKKYLLVLDDVWNEDNNKWFLLKNLLMVGARGRKDEHGNVIWCKMHNLMHDLATLVSGMESVALNSNGENIGEKVPHLSFNLMDPITMLNGRKMQTVLASSVGGNLGNLTCDALVSNLKYLRTLDLSNL, encoded by the exons atggctGAAGGAGTTTTATTCGAACATGCAGGCAGAGTCCTTGGAGTGCTGACTTCTTTAACTCTCCAAGAGATTCAGTTGTCCTTGGGTGCCAAAGCTGAGCTTGAAAATCTAACGAATACGGTTTCCACCATCCAAGCTGTGATTCTAGATGCAGAAAAGCGGAGTTCTCATAACCATGAGATCAAAGACTGGCTTAGAAAGCTCAAAGATGTCATTCATGATGCAGATGACTTGTTAGATGACTTCTCCACTGAAGTTTTGCGGCACAAAGTGATGGTTGGAGATGTGATGACAAAGGAGATATGTATTTTCTACTCAAATTCAAACCAGCTTGTTTTTAGTCCTAAGATGGGTCATAAAATCAAGGCCATTAGGGAGAAATTAAATGGCATTGCAGATGAGAGGACCAAGTTCCACTTTATGGAAAGCCCCATTGAGCCTCAAATGATTAATAGGGAAAGAGAAACTTATTCTTTTGTGCCAGAAGAAGAAGTTGTTGGGAGAGAAGATGACAAAAATGCAATTGTAGAATGTCTTTTGGATAATAATGTTGTAGAAAATGTTTCAATTATTTCGATAGTTGGAATGGTTGGGTTAGGTAAGACCACACTAGCTCAACTCATATACAATGATAAGATTGTTAATAAAACTTATGAGTTGAAACTTTGGATTTGTGTCTCTAGTAACTTTGATGTAAAACAAATTGTTAAAGCAATTTTagaacatttgattgatgagaAGCTTAAAGAAAGCCTTGAAATCTTGCAAACACAACTTCGAGAAAAacttaatggaaaaaaatatttgcttGTCTTGGATGATGTGTGGAACGAGGATAATAATAAATGgtttctcttgaaaaatttgTTAATGGTTGGTGCAAGGGGAA gAAAAGATGAACATGGAAATGTTATATGGTGCAAAATGCATAATCTCATGCATGATCTTGCAACTTTGGTGTCTGGGATGGAAAGTGTTGCATTAAATTCAAATGGGGAAAACATTGGTGAAAAAGTTCCTCATCTATCATTTAATCTTATGGATCCAATCACCATGCTTAatggaaggaagatgcaaacagtTCTTGCATCTAGTGTAGGGGGAAATTTGGGTAATTTAACTTGTGATGCACTTGTTTCAAATCTTAAGTATTTGCGCACATTGGATTTAAGCAATTTATGA